A stretch of Anolis sagrei isolate rAnoSag1 chromosome X, rAnoSag1.mat, whole genome shotgun sequence DNA encodes these proteins:
- the LIF gene encoding leukemia inhibitory factor, giving the protein MASILRGKKNKKDSSFFFSMAGAAFLTRFFLLFSSLPLHGTNEVNEVMVEVKGVEPVCAGTRPSSFQQVQCQVQQLHLSAQELLFYYVRAPNTSCIVYCIIIISYCYDILLLVQLERQGFPFWPRAGAHRFLCAADPSFLAFPSFSSSSKGKAPRKALLCWLLKAFSFFEVTLQRIGRDQEDFSPAGGEEATGNTTNDTLLLQLRWTRTVVQGLLANLHCLPCSRFRTRHRFEHTSGTDAFDKKRKGCQALQTYAVFVGHAARALGKCTPRRPVLKKHDRDPTSLFM; this is encoded by the exons gaaagaagaacaagaaggactcctccttcttcttctcaatGGCAG GGGCGGCCTTCCTCACccgtttcttcctcctcttttcttcccttcctttgcacGGCACCAATGAGGTCAACGAGGTCATGGTGGAGGTCAAGGGGGTGGAGCCAGTGTGTGCGGGAACACGCCCCTCCTCCTTCCAGCAGGTCCAGTGCCAGgtccagcaactacatctctccGCACAGGAACTCCTCTTCTACTACGTAA GGGCCCCTAACACTtcttgtattgtatattgtattataattatatcttATTGTTATGATATTCTTCTCCTTGTGCAGCTGGAGCGGCAGGGCTTTCCTTTCTGGCCGCGTGCTGGAGCGCATCGCTTCCTATGTGCTGCGGACCCTTCCTTCCtggctttcccttccttttcctcttcctcgaAGGGGAAGGCGCCCCGGAAGGCACTGCTGTGCTGGCTCCTGAAAGCCTTTTCCTTCTTCGAGGTCACGCTGCAGCGCATTGGCCGTGACCAGGAGGACTTCTCCCCTGCAGGAGGCGAGGAAGCAACGGGGAACACCACCAACGACACTCTCCTGCTACAACTGCGCTGGACACGCACCGTGGTCCAAGGCCTGCTGGCCAACCTGCACTGCCTCCCGTGTTCCCGGTTCCGCACCCGCCACCGCTTCGAACACACTTCCGGGACGGACGCCTTCGACAAGAAGCGGAAGGGCTGCCAGGCCCTCCAGACCTATGCCGTGTTTGTGGGGCATGCTGCACGTGCACTGGGCAAGTGCACACCAAGGCGGCCCGTCCTGAAGAAACACGACAGAGACCCCACTTCCCTtttcatgtaa